Proteins from a single region of Rhea pennata isolate bPtePen1 chromosome 4, bPtePen1.pri, whole genome shotgun sequence:
- the NEUROG2 gene encoding neurogenin-2, whose product MRGAAESPAPAGDDELLLLRRRRASPARPPSLPSSAGEEEEDDDEEEDDEEEAAPPGEAALSLSLSLRRGRGRGRGGGGGPRAARTAEAAQRLRRSRRLKANNRERNRMHHLNAALDALRDVLPTFPEDARLTKIETLRFAHNYIWALTETLRLAGAARLGPPGPDGSPSPASSWSGGAASPAPSASPYACTLSPGSPAGSASEPEGWGGRCAPPPRRRL is encoded by the coding sequence aTGCGGGGGGCGGCCGAgagcccggcgccggcgggcgacgacgagctgctgctgctgcggcggcgccgcgcctcgcccgcccgcccgccctcgcTGCCGTCCAGCGccggcgaggaggaggaggacgacgacgaggaggaggacgacgaggaggaggcggcgccgccgggcgaAGCGGCGCTGTCGCTGTCCCTGTcgctgcggcggggccgcggccgcggccggggcggcggcggcggcccgcgggcggcgcgcaCGGCGGAGGCGGCGCAGCGGCtgcggcggagccggcggctGAAGGCCAACAACCGGGAGCGCAACCGCATGCACCACCTCAACGCGGCGCTGGACGCGCTGCGCGACGTGCTGCCCACCTTCCCCGAGGACGCGCGGCTCACCAAGATCGAGACGCTCCGCTTCGCCCACAACTACATCTGGGCGCTCACCGAGACGCTGCGCCtggccggcgccgcccgcctcgGCCCGCCGGGCCCCGACGGCAGCCCCTCGCCCGCCTCCTCCtggagcggcggcgccgccagccccgcgccctCCGCCTCGCCCTACGCCTGCACTTTATcgcccggcagccccgccgGCTCCGCCTCGGAGCCCGAGGGCTGGGGCggccgctgcgccccgccgccgcgccgccgcctctaG